The following proteins are co-located in the Halostella salina genome:
- a CDS encoding DUF302 domain-containing protein, with the protein MTVPANSAYTIDRSVEGSFEGVVDQTTDALAEEGFGVLCDIDVQHKFEEKLDEEFPRYRILGACNPPLAHQALDEEFLLGTLLPCNVIVYEMGDGSVGVSAVDPETMLSVVDDSDLDVIATEVKTRLQNVLNALPAA; encoded by the coding sequence ATGACTGTACCTGCCAATAGCGCATACACGATCGACAGATCGGTGGAGGGCTCGTTCGAGGGAGTCGTCGACCAGACGACTGACGCGCTTGCTGAGGAGGGATTCGGTGTCCTCTGTGACATCGACGTGCAGCACAAATTCGAGGAGAAACTGGACGAGGAGTTCCCACGCTATCGAATTCTCGGCGCGTGCAACCCGCCGCTTGCTCACCAGGCACTCGATGAGGAATTCCTGCTGGGTACGTTGCTTCCCTGTAACGTGATCGTCTACGAGATGGGGGACGGCAGTGTTGGTGTGAGTGCCGTCGATCCCGAAACGATGCTGTCCGTGGTCGACGACAGTGACCTCGATGTGATCGCGACCGAGGTCAAAACGCGACTCCAGAACGTCTTGAATGCGCTCCCGGCTGCCTGA
- a CDS encoding amidase produces MGYEDHVRSFAAQVGVELDDAEVAAYAESAGELAEQFGTLDPSPPDHAGATAVRPGDDEFNAFQYRFTLEAEGGELGDLDVAVKENLAVAGVPMHCGSDALEYEPDHHATVVDRLGEAGASVVGTTNMDEFAYFTTGETCAFGPTDNPRVEGRVPGGSSSGSGAAVAGGLVDAAFGSDTGGSVRIPASFCGVVGLKPTHRSLSRFGLADLAPSLDQPGPLAADVETVARVYDAVAGPDIHAPATLSSTPTRDAEDGVGDEVDGLTVGVIDSSMTGADDGVADRVDEAISTLATAGVDTERVDVQGYQTATAATLAIAASEFAALGVFEGQLPGAGTGYSDPWRTAVSNALQSPDLGDNVRDQLLTAGALNQRSLEHYVAAQGVAAEFTDIIDGLLTEFDALLTPTTPMAAPEFGEIQTSADFARTVENTAPFNLSGHPALSVPAGTVNGAPVGVQFVGPRDGERTLMALGSAV; encoded by the coding sequence ATGGGATACGAGGACCACGTCCGAAGTTTCGCCGCGCAGGTCGGTGTCGAACTCGACGATGCGGAAGTCGCCGCATACGCCGAGAGCGCGGGGGAGTTAGCCGAACAGTTCGGCACGCTCGACCCGTCACCGCCGGATCACGCCGGGGCGACAGCCGTTCGACCCGGCGACGACGAGTTCAATGCGTTCCAGTACCGTTTCACTCTGGAGGCGGAGGGTGGCGAACTCGGTGACCTCGACGTGGCAGTGAAGGAAAACCTCGCCGTGGCGGGTGTCCCGATGCACTGCGGGTCCGACGCGCTCGAATACGAGCCGGACCATCACGCTACCGTGGTCGACCGCCTGGGAGAAGCGGGCGCGAGCGTCGTCGGGACGACGAACATGGACGAGTTCGCGTACTTCACCACCGGCGAGACGTGCGCGTTCGGCCCGACCGACAATCCGCGGGTGGAGGGTCGCGTCCCCGGTGGTTCGTCGAGCGGCAGCGGAGCCGCCGTCGCCGGGGGGCTCGTCGACGCCGCCTTCGGGAGCGACACGGGCGGAAGCGTTCGCATTCCGGCGTCGTTCTGTGGCGTCGTCGGCCTGAAGCCGACACACCGCAGTCTCTCCCGATTCGGTCTGGCGGACCTCGCACCGTCGCTCGACCAGCCCGGTCCGCTCGCGGCGGACGTCGAAACGGTGGCACGGGTGTACGACGCCGTCGCCGGCCCCGATATTCACGCGCCAGCGACGTTGTCCAGTACACCCACCAGGGACGCCGAGGACGGCGTCGGCGATGAGGTCGACGGGTTGACGGTGGGCGTCATTGACTCGTCGATGACGGGCGCGGACGACGGCGTGGCGGACCGGGTCGACGAGGCCATATCGACACTTGCGACGGCCGGCGTCGACACGGAGCGAGTCGACGTACAGGGGTATCAGACAGCAACCGCGGCCACGCTGGCCATCGCCGCGAGCGAATTCGCGGCGCTCGGAGTTTTCGAGGGGCAGCTACCCGGCGCAGGAACGGGCTACAGCGACCCGTGGCGAACCGCCGTGTCGAACGCCCTCCAGTCGCCGGACCTCGGGGACAACGTCCGTGACCAGCTACTGACGGCCGGCGCGTTGAACCAGCGGAGCCTGGAACACTACGTCGCAGCGCAGGGCGTCGCTGCCGAGTTCACGGACATCATCGACGGTCTCCTGACGGAGTTCGACGCGTTGCTCACGCCCACGACACCGATGGCGGCTCCGGAGTTCGGTGAGATCCAAACGTCCGCTGACTTCGCTCGTACAGTCGAGAACACGGCGCCGTTCAACCTCTCCGGACATCCGGCCCTGTCCGTTCCGGCCGGGACGGTGAACGGTGCACCCGTGGGCGTCCAGTTCGTCGGGCCGCGAGACGGGGAGCGAACCCTGATGGCGCTTGGATCGGCGGTGTAG